The following are from one region of the Primulina eburnea isolate SZY01 chromosome 17, ASM2296580v1, whole genome shotgun sequence genome:
- the LOC140818155 gene encoding protein arginine N-methyltransferase 1.1-like isoform X2, with the protein MDAPNNLDVNESQNSANKPSKIRFEYEEDEDETLEEVATESSSMCEPEGIFNDGDNKTSADYYFDSYSHFGKLLLLLLDAVRTKTYQNVIYKNPFLYKDKVVLDVGAGTGILSLFCAKAGAKHVYAIECSSMAVMAKEIVKQNGFSDVITVIQGKVEEIELPVAQVDVIISEWMGYFLVYENMLNTVLYARDKWLVPGGLVLPDKASLYLTAIEDADYKDDKIEFWKNVYGFDMSCIRKQAIWEPLVDTVDQNQIVTNCQLLKTMDISKMSAGDAAFTAPFKLVAERDDYIHALVAYFDVSFTKCHKLMGFSTGPKSRATHWKQTVLYLEDNLTICQGEAVTGILTVTPNKKNPRDVDITLKYSLNGRHCQASRTQYYRMR; encoded by the exons ATGGATGCTCCGAACAATTTGGATGTAAATGAAAGCCAGAACTCCGCCAATAAGCCCTCCAAAATCAGGTTCGAgtatgaagaagatgaagacgAAACCCTTGAGGAAGTGGCAACGGAAAGCTCTTCCATGTGCGAGCCGGAAGGAATTTTCAATGATGGCGATAATAAGACAAGCGCCGATTATTACTTCGATTCCTACTCCCATTTTGGTAAATTGTTACTCCTGTTGCTT GATGCTGTCAGAACTAAGACGTACCAAAATGTTATTTACAAAAACCCATTTCTTTACAAGGATAAAGTGGTCCTTGATGTGGGTGCTGGGACAGGGATCCTCTCTCTCTTTTGTGCTAAAGCTGGGGCTAAGCATGTTTATGCG ATTGAATGCTCCAGCATGGCCGTTATGGCTAAAGAAATTGTAAAACAAAATGGATTTTCAGATG TGATAACAGTTATTCAGGGAAAGGTTGAAGAAATTGAGCTTCCAGTTGCTCAAGTTGATGTAATTATTTCTGAGTGGATGGGATATTTTTTGGTCTATGAAAACATGCTAAACACTGTCCTCTATGCTCGTGACAAGTGGCTT GTCCCAGGAGGACTTGTATTACCAGATAAAGCCTCCCTTTATTTGACCGCAATTGAAGATGCTGATTACAAGGATGACAAAATTGAAT TTTGGAAAAATGTATACGGATTCGACATGAGTTGCATAAGGAAGCAAGCCATATGGGAACCCCTTGTTGATACAGTAGATCAGAACCAGATTGTGACAAACTGCCAATTACTCAAG ACAATGGACATTTCCAAAATGTCTGCTGGGGATGCTGCATTCACTGCCCCTTTTAAGCTCGTCGCAGAACGCGATGACTACATTCATGCTCTTGTGGCGTATTTCGATGTTTCTTTCACAAAGTGCCACAAATTGATGGGCTTTTCTACCG GACCAAAGTCACGTGCCACTCACTGGAAACAAACCGTCCTCTATCTGGAAGACAACCTGACTATTTGCCAAGGGGAGGCAGTCACGGGGATACTTACTGTTACACCCAACAAGAAAAACCCACGCGACGTGGATATCACCTTAAAATATTCACTAAATGGTCGACATTGCCAGGCCTCTAGAACTCAATACTACCGAATGCGCTGA
- the LOC140818155 gene encoding protein arginine N-methyltransferase 1.1-like isoform X1: MDAPNNLDVNESQNSANKPSKIRFEYEEDEDETLEEVATESSSMCEPEGIFNDGDNKTSADYYFDSYSHFGIHEEMLKDAVRTKTYQNVIYKNPFLYKDKVVLDVGAGTGILSLFCAKAGAKHVYAIECSSMAVMAKEIVKQNGFSDVITVIQGKVEEIELPVAQVDVIISEWMGYFLVYENMLNTVLYARDKWLVPGGLVLPDKASLYLTAIEDADYKDDKIEFWKNVYGFDMSCIRKQAIWEPLVDTVDQNQIVTNCQLLKTMDISKMSAGDAAFTAPFKLVAERDDYIHALVAYFDVSFTKCHKLMGFSTGPKSRATHWKQTVLYLEDNLTICQGEAVTGILTVTPNKKNPRDVDITLKYSLNGRHCQASRTQYYRMR, from the exons ATGGATGCTCCGAACAATTTGGATGTAAATGAAAGCCAGAACTCCGCCAATAAGCCCTCCAAAATCAGGTTCGAgtatgaagaagatgaagacgAAACCCTTGAGGAAGTGGCAACGGAAAGCTCTTCCATGTGCGAGCCGGAAGGAATTTTCAATGATGGCGATAATAAGACAAGCGCCGATTATTACTTCGATTCCTACTCCCATTTTG GTATTCATGAA GAGATGTTGAAGGATGCTGTCAGAACTAAGACGTACCAAAATGTTATTTACAAAAACCCATTTCTTTACAAGGATAAAGTGGTCCTTGATGTGGGTGCTGGGACAGGGATCCTCTCTCTCTTTTGTGCTAAAGCTGGGGCTAAGCATGTTTATGCG ATTGAATGCTCCAGCATGGCCGTTATGGCTAAAGAAATTGTAAAACAAAATGGATTTTCAGATG TGATAACAGTTATTCAGGGAAAGGTTGAAGAAATTGAGCTTCCAGTTGCTCAAGTTGATGTAATTATTTCTGAGTGGATGGGATATTTTTTGGTCTATGAAAACATGCTAAACACTGTCCTCTATGCTCGTGACAAGTGGCTT GTCCCAGGAGGACTTGTATTACCAGATAAAGCCTCCCTTTATTTGACCGCAATTGAAGATGCTGATTACAAGGATGACAAAATTGAAT TTTGGAAAAATGTATACGGATTCGACATGAGTTGCATAAGGAAGCAAGCCATATGGGAACCCCTTGTTGATACAGTAGATCAGAACCAGATTGTGACAAACTGCCAATTACTCAAG ACAATGGACATTTCCAAAATGTCTGCTGGGGATGCTGCATTCACTGCCCCTTTTAAGCTCGTCGCAGAACGCGATGACTACATTCATGCTCTTGTGGCGTATTTCGATGTTTCTTTCACAAAGTGCCACAAATTGATGGGCTTTTCTACCG GACCAAAGTCACGTGCCACTCACTGGAAACAAACCGTCCTCTATCTGGAAGACAACCTGACTATTTGCCAAGGGGAGGCAGTCACGGGGATACTTACTGTTACACCCAACAAGAAAAACCCACGCGACGTGGATATCACCTTAAAATATTCACTAAATGGTCGACATTGCCAGGCCTCTAGAACTCAATACTACCGAATGCGCTGA